DNA from Streptomyces rishiriensis:
GACGGTGATCTCGTCGAGGGTCGCGCGGTGGTCGAGGCCGGGGAAGCGCGCGGTCGCCTCCGCGGACCCCGCCGGGACGAACTCCAGCGGCACCAGCTGCGGCTGCCGGCCGAGCCAGTCGCGCAGGAAGCCGCACAGGGGGCATCCGGCGTCGTGGAGCACGGTGAGCCGGCGGACCGGGACGCGCTGGGCGCCCCGGTCGTGGGCGGCCTGAGCGGCGGCCATCGTGCTCACGCCCCGGCGGTGGGCGCCGAAGGGGCGACCCAGCCCTGCGGCGCGACGGGCGGGACCTGCTCCCGCTCCATGACCCCGCGCCGCCGGATCCGGTTGAGGACGTACACGTTGGCCAGGTGCATCGCGCCGAGGACCAGCAGCACGACGCCGAGCTTGGTCGACAGGGCCTCGAAGATGCCGCGCGTGTCCTCGATGGTGTCGTCGCCGCTCAGGTAGAGGGCGACGAAGCCGAGGTTGAGGAGGTAGAAGCCGACCACCAGGAGGTGGTTGACGGCGTCGGCGAGCTTCTCGTTCCCCTGGAGCACGTCGGCGAGGAAGATCCGTCCGTTGCGACTGAGCGTCCTGGCCACCCAGACGGTCAGGCCGATGCTGACCACCAGGTAGACGACGTAGGCGATGACCGTGCGGTCCATGTTCCCCACCCTTTTCTTGAACGCGTTCAAAACGCTGTCGAGGGCGACTGTAGCGCTTGTTTTGAACACGTTCAACTGGATGGGTGCGGAGGGGGAGGCGTCGCCGCCCCGCCGCCCTAACGCCTCGCCAGCTCGGGCCGCTTGAGGTAGTCCGTGAACCCGATGACGTTCCCCCAGGGGTCGGCGATCTCGACGGTCCAGCCGGTGGAGGTGGAGAACGGCGGGTCCAGGGGGGTGATGCCGGCCCCGGCCAGCCGCCGGGCCGCCGCCCGCGCGTCCGGCACCTCCAGCCAGAGGCGTGGGGACGGCCACGGCGGCGGCCGGTGCCCCAGGGCCTCCTCGTGCCGGAGGAGGACCCCCGGCGTCTCGCCCCCGACCTT
Protein-coding regions in this window:
- a CDS encoding VOC family protein encodes the protein MSDDQSYELLGFDNVLLPVGDLGEAVGFYERAGFTVGLRFDEAGIALLKVGGETPGVLLRHEEALGHRPPPWPSPRLWLEVPDARAAARRLAGAGITPLDPPFSTSTGWTVEIADPWGNVIGFTDYLKRPELARR